One genomic region from Listeria monocytogenes encodes:
- a CDS encoding LCP family protein yields the protein MARHAQKRKARKGRIFVTILVALLILVGVVAVIGYFQYQSSLKEAQNESKLKDYKFNGAKAVGDEINVLLIGSDSRGEDQGRSDSLMIAHYNTKTNTPKLVSIMRDTYVDIPGHGKNKINAAYSYGGPELVRQTIKENFGVDVQYYVVANFEGFPKIVDTLAPEGIKINAEKDMSKNIDANIKKGEQVMDGKTLLQYARFRKDAEGDFGRIRRQQQVLEALKEQAIDVGDVGKIPDVIGKLQGYSSTNIPTGTLMSIGADFLLGKTETMEKFAIPVEGKWHNERIDGAGAVLRLDDMAANAKALQDFLK from the coding sequence ATGGCAAGACATGCACAAAAAAGAAAAGCGCGCAAAGGTAGAATTTTTGTTACAATTCTTGTAGCCTTATTAATTTTAGTTGGTGTAGTTGCAGTTATAGGTTATTTCCAATATCAATCTAGCTTAAAAGAAGCGCAAAATGAAAGTAAATTAAAAGATTACAAATTCAATGGTGCCAAAGCAGTTGGCGATGAAATCAATGTACTACTTATCGGTAGTGACTCTCGCGGAGAAGACCAAGGCCGATCAGACAGCTTGATGATTGCTCATTATAATACGAAAACAAATACGCCAAAGCTGGTATCAATCATGCGTGATACGTACGTAGATATTCCAGGACACGGCAAAAACAAAATCAATGCAGCTTATTCATACGGCGGTCCAGAACTTGTACGCCAAACGATTAAAGAAAACTTTGGAGTAGACGTACAATATTATGTAGTAGCCAATTTTGAAGGTTTCCCTAAGATTGTTGATACACTTGCACCAGAAGGAATCAAAATCAACGCAGAGAAAGATATGTCGAAAAATATCGATGCGAACATTAAAAAAGGCGAACAAGTAATGGATGGTAAGACACTGTTACAATATGCTCGCTTCCGTAAAGATGCAGAAGGAGACTTTGGTCGAATTCGTCGTCAGCAACAAGTATTAGAAGCCTTGAAAGAACAAGCGATTGATGTTGGTGATGTTGGAAAAATCCCTGATGTCATCGGAAAACTACAAGGCTATTCTTCCACTAATATCCCAACAGGAACACTAATGTCCATTGGCGCAGATTTCCTACTAGGGAAAACAGAAACAATGGAAAAATTCGCCATCCCAGTTGAAGGGAAATGGCACAATGAGCGAATTGATGGAGCGGGAGCAGTACTTCGTTTAGATGATATGGCTGCTAACGCAAAAGCATTACAAGATTTTCTAAAGTAA
- a CDS encoding helix-turn-helix domain-containing protein — protein MKKDVYLAGDQSITVSMMLLRMIAEESRWYTVNELSERLDMNQRTMQRYIADLLEKIEDYNDPNIQLYTAKNKGVFLEITLGADVLNFELYLLEENVTIILMKAIFFEEFTSVKKFAMDYFLSETTIRRSLKYFQELLEPYGIKLKRETYEVVGPEEQVRMFFYSYFWRLYQGAIWPFDIVNHKMVEEATMKVTSSLRQNLTYVQQYQIEYVIAINIIRIRKRHLVELKPNWKNYLDLNNDFKSLTKIKAVFESLNIQKESEIYFFYLLMETRPKLYENKEVARRALEPHKKNNSDVYAATEVFIRVFSEEMAPIPQKKYDLFFNSSFSAHLFCTLFKHFSADINGYEYIRKFKEYYPKLHQKMDELLDILYEETGNELFLEKDFLLTRYGLLFSSIKRLTYFEEEIQIVLDTDLPKFAELNLRHQIFDSLKYRYKVHFLNKNSAPQADVILTTVATPMMVERYNREKVLHIGAEPSARDFYNIVNIVVEAISTK, from the coding sequence ATGAAGAAAGATGTTTATCTGGCTGGAGACCAGAGTATAACTGTTAGTATGATGCTTTTGAGAATGATTGCAGAAGAGTCACGTTGGTATACTGTAAATGAGCTGAGCGAACGTTTGGACATGAATCAGAGAACCATGCAGCGTTATATTGCAGATTTGTTGGAGAAAATTGAAGACTATAATGACCCTAATATTCAACTGTATACCGCAAAAAACAAAGGTGTGTTTCTAGAAATTACATTAGGTGCGGATGTACTCAATTTTGAATTATATCTTTTAGAAGAGAACGTAACAATTATCCTCATGAAAGCTATCTTTTTCGAAGAATTCACCTCTGTAAAAAAATTTGCGATGGATTATTTTTTGAGTGAGACGACGATTCGGAGGTCGTTAAAATATTTTCAAGAATTGCTTGAACCTTATGGGATTAAGCTGAAGCGAGAAACGTATGAAGTTGTAGGACCTGAGGAACAAGTTAGGATGTTTTTTTATAGTTATTTTTGGCGGTTGTATCAAGGGGCGATTTGGCCATTTGACATAGTTAATCATAAAATGGTGGAAGAAGCTACGATGAAAGTGACATCGAGTCTGAGACAGAACCTAACTTATGTGCAACAGTATCAGATTGAGTATGTGATAGCGATTAATATTATTCGAATTCGGAAAAGGCATTTAGTCGAACTAAAACCGAATTGGAAAAATTATTTAGACCTAAATAACGATTTTAAAAGTTTGACTAAAATAAAAGCTGTGTTTGAATCACTAAATATCCAAAAAGAGAGTGAGATTTATTTCTTTTATTTATTAATGGAAACACGTCCTAAATTATATGAAAATAAAGAGGTAGCTAGACGAGCTTTGGAACCTCATAAAAAGAATAATTCTGATGTTTATGCCGCTACCGAAGTTTTTATACGTGTTTTTTCAGAAGAAATGGCCCCGATACCTCAGAAAAAATATGATCTTTTTTTTAATAGTAGCTTTTCAGCACATCTATTTTGTACGTTATTTAAGCATTTTTCGGCGGATATTAATGGGTATGAATATATTCGTAAATTTAAAGAATATTATCCGAAATTGCATCAAAAAATGGATGAGTTGTTGGATATTCTTTATGAAGAAACAGGCAATGAATTATTTTTAGAAAAGGACTTTTTATTGACGAGATATGGTTTACTCTTTTCTTCTATTAAAAGATTAACCTATTTTGAGGAAGAGATTCAGATTGTGCTAGATACTGATTTACCTAAGTTTGCAGAGCTTAATTTAAGACATCAAATTTTTGATTCGTTGAAATATCGTTATAAAGTACATTTTTTGAATAAGAATAGTGCGCCGCAAGCAGATGTGATTTTGACGACTGTTGCTACGCCGATGATGGTGGAGCGATATAATAGAGAAAAGGTGCTCCACATTGGAGCAGAACCGTCAGCACGTGATTTCTATAACATCGTCAATATTGTGGTCGAAGCGATTTCTACTAAATAG
- a CDS encoding penicillin-binding transpeptidase domain-containing protein, whose amino-acid sequence MASYGGKKRNNKKAIIIGSIAAVVVLAGIAIYFFIQNQHKDEKNALAAAETFTSNIAKEKYDKLGGSVSSESLKKVEFTKKEMEDKYQAVYDGIGAKNIKVKNLKSVYDDKENKFNLTYELEMRTSLGKLATQKYKTTISKQDDDWKIDWKPALIFPGMVKTDKVRITEDDAERGQIVDRNGNPLATTGQFAEAGVVPSKLGEGDEKVKNIADISKKLEVSTAYINKQLDQKWVQPDSFVPLVTLNKDNLPEATGLTYAQKEMRTYPLNEATSHLIGYVGEVSAEDIEKNPKLSVGDVIGKSGLERYYDKQLRGKNGGAIKIINDQTKQEDTLQKIDKKDGEEIKLTIDAAVQKKAFDSLGSETGAVTMINPTNGELLALVSTPSYDANQMVLGITSEDYAKYNDDKRLPFLARYANRYAPGSTFKTITATIGLDTGVTKPDKVREISGLQWQKDASWGKYFVTRVHDVPKVNMTDALVHSDNIYFAQEGLEIGKDKLTAGLKKFDFDKEYNLPFTMKPAQISNDGLNSEILLADTSYGQGELLMSPIQQAIAYSAIANDGKMPYPKLDTKEKAGKETQTTEAKSANQVKAALVKTVSDPAGTAHALEIQGHSIAAKTGTAELKEKQGEDGLENGFVYAFDADNPNYLMIGMIENVKGRGGSGLVIDKLKPVIESMYK is encoded by the coding sequence ATGGCTAGTTATGGTGGGAAAAAGAGGAATAACAAAAAAGCAATTATCATTGGAAGCATTGCCGCTGTTGTCGTCCTCGCAGGCATTGCCATTTACTTTTTCATTCAAAATCAACACAAAGATGAAAAAAATGCTTTAGCAGCCGCAGAAACTTTTACATCAAATATCGCTAAAGAAAAGTACGACAAGTTGGGGGGGAGCGTATCAAGTGAATCCCTGAAAAAAGTAGAGTTTACAAAGAAAGAAATGGAAGACAAGTACCAAGCCGTTTACGACGGAATTGGCGCGAAAAATATTAAGGTCAAAAATTTAAAGTCAGTCTATGATGATAAAGAAAACAAATTCAACTTAACATACGAACTAGAAATGCGGACTAGCCTTGGGAAACTCGCTACACAAAAATACAAAACGACTATTTCCAAGCAAGATGATGACTGGAAAATCGATTGGAAACCAGCTCTCATTTTCCCTGGTATGGTGAAAACCGATAAAGTGCGCATCACAGAAGACGACGCAGAACGTGGTCAAATTGTTGATAGAAATGGTAACCCTCTCGCTACTACTGGTCAATTTGCCGAAGCTGGTGTTGTCCCTTCGAAGCTTGGTGAAGGCGACGAGAAAGTGAAAAACATTGCTGATATTAGCAAAAAACTAGAAGTCTCAACTGCTTACATCAATAAACAACTTGATCAAAAATGGGTCCAACCAGACAGCTTTGTTCCTTTAGTTACGTTAAATAAAGATAATCTGCCTGAAGCAACTGGACTTACTTATGCTCAAAAAGAAATGCGGACGTATCCATTAAATGAAGCAACATCGCATTTGATTGGTTACGTAGGTGAAGTTAGCGCCGAAGACATTGAGAAAAATCCAAAACTCAGCGTCGGCGATGTCATTGGAAAAAGTGGCTTAGAACGTTACTATGACAAACAACTGCGCGGTAAAAATGGTGGCGCAATTAAAATCATCAATGACCAAACCAAGCAAGAAGACACTTTACAAAAAATTGATAAAAAAGATGGCGAAGAAATTAAGCTAACTATTGATGCAGCAGTTCAGAAGAAAGCTTTTGATAGTCTCGGTTCAGAAACTGGCGCTGTGACAATGATCAATCCGACAAACGGTGAACTATTAGCATTAGTGAGCACGCCTTCTTATGATGCGAACCAAATGGTGCTCGGGATTACTTCCGAAGATTATGCAAAATACAATGACGATAAACGCCTTCCTTTCTTAGCAAGATACGCAAATCGTTACGCACCAGGCTCTACCTTTAAAACAATTACAGCCACAATTGGACTGGACACTGGCGTTACAAAACCCGACAAAGTCCGTGAAATTTCTGGCTTACAGTGGCAAAAAGATGCTTCATGGGGCAAATATTTTGTCACTCGTGTCCATGATGTTCCAAAAGTAAATATGACGGATGCGCTTGTGCACTCTGATAACATTTACTTCGCGCAAGAAGGTCTAGAAATCGGCAAAGATAAACTAACTGCTGGCTTGAAAAAATTCGATTTTGATAAGGAATATAACTTACCTTTCACAATGAAACCAGCACAAATTTCAAATGATGGACTGAACTCGGAAATATTACTAGCTGACACATCTTACGGACAAGGCGAATTACTGATGTCGCCAATTCAACAAGCGATTGCTTACTCGGCTATTGCCAACGACGGAAAAATGCCTTATCCAAAACTTGATACAAAAGAAAAAGCTGGCAAGGAAACACAAACAACCGAAGCTAAATCTGCCAATCAAGTCAAAGCAGCTTTAGTCAAAACTGTTTCTGACCCAGCCGGCACAGCACATGCCCTAGAAATCCAAGGTCATAGTATCGCAGCCAAAACCGGTACAGCCGAACTAAAAGAAAAACAAGGCGAAGATGGCCTTGAAAATGGTTTTGTTTATGCCTTCGATGCCGATAATCCCAATTACCTCATGATAGGAATGATTGAAAACGTCAAAGGTCGCGGTGGTAGCGGACTTGTAATTGATAAGTTAAAACCTGTAATTGAAAGTATGTATAAATAA
- the gadD1 gene encoding glutamate decarboxylase GadD1, whose product MFKTNVEQNNVPVFGSFESGQDLPEKRMNKESVDPRIAYQLVKDQLIDEGSARQNLATFCQTYMEPEAEQIMAETMEKNAIDKSEYPQTAKLESSCVNMLADLWNVDESEHYMGTSTVGSSEACMLGGMAMKFRWRSAALKNGLDIHAKKPNLVISSGYQVCWEKFCVYWDIELREVPMSEEHLSINTDIIMDYVDEYTIGIVGILGITYTGKFDDIMTLNDLVEDYNNTHDNEVVIHVDGASGAMFTPFVEPGLEWDFRLPNVVSINTSGHKYGLVYPGVGWILWRDKEYLPEELVFDVSYLGGHMPTMAINFSRSASQIIGQYYNFLRFGYEGYRQIHMRTRDGALQLSQAVAETGLFEIYNDGANLPIVCYKLKDDANVAWTLYDLADRLQMKGWQVPAYPLPKEMGNTIIQRYVCRGDLGQNMVTAFKNDLSESIEELNNAHILYHDVNTSKTHGFTH is encoded by the coding sequence ATGTTTAAAACAAATGTTGAACAAAATAATGTACCGGTGTTTGGCTCTTTTGAGTCAGGACAAGATTTACCAGAAAAACGCATGAATAAGGAATCTGTAGATCCAAGAATTGCTTATCAACTTGTGAAGGATCAACTGATTGATGAGGGTTCAGCGAGACAAAATCTAGCTACGTTCTGTCAAACATATATGGAACCGGAAGCTGAGCAAATCATGGCAGAAACGATGGAGAAAAATGCTATTGATAAATCAGAATATCCACAGACAGCAAAGCTTGAGTCTAGTTGTGTGAATATGTTGGCGGATCTTTGGAATGTGGATGAATCGGAGCATTACATGGGAACGTCGACGGTTGGTTCTAGTGAGGCGTGTATGCTTGGTGGAATGGCTATGAAATTTAGATGGAGGAGTGCTGCACTCAAAAATGGATTAGACATCCACGCTAAAAAACCAAACTTGGTTATTTCTTCAGGCTATCAAGTTTGTTGGGAAAAGTTCTGTGTGTACTGGGATATTGAGTTACGTGAAGTACCGATGAGTGAGGAGCATTTGAGTATCAATACAGATATCATAATGGACTATGTAGATGAATATACAATTGGTATTGTGGGTATTCTGGGCATCACCTATACAGGGAAATTCGACGATATCATGACTTTAAATGACCTTGTGGAAGACTATAATAATACACATGACAATGAAGTTGTAATTCATGTTGACGGTGCGAGTGGTGCAATGTTTACACCGTTTGTTGAGCCGGGTTTAGAATGGGATTTTCGATTACCAAATGTTGTTTCGATTAATACATCAGGGCACAAATATGGTCTTGTATACCCAGGTGTAGGCTGGATTTTATGGCGGGACAAGGAATATTTGCCAGAAGAATTAGTGTTTGATGTGAGCTATCTTGGTGGGCATATGCCTACGATGGCCATCAATTTTTCCAGAAGTGCGAGTCAGATTATCGGTCAGTATTATAATTTCTTACGCTTCGGATATGAGGGTTATCGTCAAATTCATATGCGTACAAGAGATGGTGCCTTGCAATTATCACAAGCTGTTGCAGAAACAGGACTTTTCGAAATTTATAACGATGGCGCAAACTTACCAATCGTATGTTACAAACTAAAAGACGATGCTAATGTGGCGTGGACGCTTTATGACTTGGCAGATCGCTTACAAATGAAAGGTTGGCAAGTACCGGCGTATCCACTTCCAAAAGAAATGGGTAACACAATTATTCAACGTTACGTTTGTCGCGGCGATTTAGGACAAAATATGGTTACAGCTTTCAAAAACGATTTGAGTGAAAGTATTGAAGAACTAAATAACGCTCATATTTTATATCATGATGTCAATACATCTAAAACACATGGCTTTACTCATTAA
- a CDS encoding choloylglycine hydrolase family protein, which yields MCTSFVLETLDGKHLLSRTMDFAFILEANPTISPRNYGWKSSTDGANYINRYAFVGAGRELDKYIFADGLNEEGLSCASLYLPGEAVYAPAPVEGKINLAPQEFLLWLLGTCATIKDVEAKLSVINLVDQPVPLLGITTPLHWIFTDKSGRCVVIEPTETSLRIKENPVGVMTNTPRIEWHIENLRNYTGLQATQLAPVKFGEYMAKPFSQGTGTSKLPGGYTPPERFVRAAYLKENIIKAKNEEEAITNVWYVLNSVRIPNGAVIKESGDPDFTQYVASMCSESKTYYFTSYENNQINSVTLSKEVIENMKEPTTYQVDKVQNVNKLV from the coding sequence ATGTGCACAAGCTTCGTATTAGAAACGTTAGATGGAAAACATTTATTATCAAGAACGATGGATTTTGCTTTTATTTTGGAGGCGAACCCAACAATTAGCCCAAGAAATTATGGATGGAAATCTTCTACAGACGGTGCCAATTATATTAATAGATATGCATTTGTTGGAGCGGGAAGAGAGTTAGATAAATACATTTTCGCAGACGGATTGAATGAAGAAGGATTAAGCTGTGCATCTCTATATCTTCCAGGAGAAGCAGTTTATGCGCCAGCACCAGTGGAAGGAAAAATCAATTTAGCTCCACAAGAATTTTTGCTTTGGCTGTTAGGAACTTGCGCAACGATTAAAGATGTGGAAGCAAAGTTATCGGTTATAAACTTGGTGGATCAACCAGTACCGTTACTTGGAATCACAACACCATTACACTGGATTTTCACAGACAAGAGTGGGCGTTGTGTAGTGATTGAACCAACAGAAACATCGCTTCGTATAAAAGAAAACCCTGTAGGAGTTATGACAAATACGCCACGCATCGAATGGCATATCGAGAATTTACGCAACTACACAGGTTTACAAGCAACACAATTAGCGCCGGTGAAGTTCGGAGAGTATATGGCTAAACCATTTTCGCAAGGTACAGGAACAAGCAAATTACCAGGTGGTTATACTCCGCCAGAACGTTTTGTCCGTGCGGCATACTTGAAAGAAAATATTATAAAAGCGAAAAACGAAGAAGAAGCTATCACAAATGTGTGGTATGTCTTGAACAGTGTCCGCATTCCGAATGGAGCGGTAATTAAAGAAAGTGGTGACCCTGATTTCACACAATATGTGGCATCTATGTGTTCGGAAAGCAAAACGTACTATTTCACCTCATACGAAAACAACCAAATCAATAGTGTTACTTTGTCGAAGGAAGTTATAGAAAATATGAAAGAACCTACTACCTATCAAGTGGATAAAGTGCAAAATGTGAATAAATTAGTCTAA
- a CDS encoding DUF2004 domain-containing protein, with amino-acid sequence MTNRTLTTKLLGTLSYTQENGTMMDAVIPLDGKEVKVDYSIFEKLTSEDYFKDIVTLTDQIPELHLKAKKTILEQFDGNDTLTIYFDFHTDELPEEVLEVTECDALENVTKEILIDKLVLSGVWFSENANNELDLTFDFKLLPEVSDELLVVRFNTNGEITELTHES; translated from the coding sequence ATGACAAACAGAACATTAACTACCAAGTTACTAGGAACACTAAGCTATACGCAAGAAAATGGAACGATGATGGATGCCGTAATTCCTTTGGATGGCAAAGAAGTAAAGGTTGATTATAGTATTTTTGAAAAGCTTACTTCAGAAGATTATTTTAAAGATATCGTTACTTTAACTGATCAAATTCCGGAACTACACCTAAAAGCGAAAAAAACTATTTTAGAGCAATTTGATGGAAATGATACGCTTACTATTTATTTTGATTTTCATACAGATGAATTGCCCGAAGAGGTTTTAGAAGTTACCGAATGTGATGCGCTAGAAAATGTAACAAAGGAAATCTTAATCGATAAACTAGTTCTGTCAGGCGTTTGGTTTTCGGAAAATGCCAATAATGAGTTGGATTTAACATTCGATTTCAAACTATTACCAGAAGTTAGCGATGAACTTTTAGTTGTCCGTTTTAATACAAATGGAGAAATTACTGAATTAACCCATGAAAGTTAA
- a CDS encoding YhgE/Pip domain-containing protein has translation MNMVKNEWKKLFHNKVLLISFIAILFIPIMYASFFLKSVWDPYGKASHLPVAVVNLDETVEFQGQKMDVGNQLVAKLKKDDSLDWRFVSEEEAKQGMKDLKYYMIVTLPKDFSKNATTLLDENPKKMEIGYETNGSLNFIGEEVTKMAMEDLKAQVGTSVTKGYAETIFAQVGKLGNGIVQAADGAEQIADGGNKLSDGNKEITANLDKLANSMITFKDGANAFNVGLNQYASGVEKANNGAAKLDAGTKKLASNVGPLKNGIAALDTGANQLSSGVGQYTSGVNELNKGTSSALVGSSSLTKGLNDLNNQLPNLENGVGELQTGLEKLNTGSVKLKSGLETLDSNLSSPASKSQIAELQSGLNQFKTGITELNQQVNNTQLTTIVNKSKAIEPTINKIEEHLAALEALTSGNHSEQIIAKIEALETLVPEDKAKLINDIKPILDDLAQKQNEIIQMLHKDLEEMSQLLADVPDSIDEIEALQSGVSQLNNGFNGNPGIYSGTNALIDSMVDIQKAVGSANDQNTLLGGATVLHNGIADATTGVKELNEKVPSLADGVNQLTDGSQALNNGLKKINDGTTELDNKSGELNSGATKLANGMNAFSGQLPALSNGINALNNGAIQLADGTNELADKVPKLQNGAVALSNGAGEIQNGSVQLAAGSAQLGTGIDKLNTGATELSTKLAAGSQQMSQINPTNKNFNMFASPDKVNHKNYSTVPNYGAALAPYVMSLALYVGALVFNFVFPIRKISMRGQTSTAWWASKASVGVFVAIVMALIQATVMLVLGLHIDSLIQFYAMAITTSLAYMFIIMFLAMTFDNPGRFVAMILLIVQLGGAGGTFPMPLTNGFFNAIHPFLPMTYSIYGFRQAITSGIGMNVYFQSLLVLVGIFAVFIGLLWLGMKQLQKKHLEGVSQLDNNQELQAVED, from the coding sequence ATGAATATGGTCAAAAATGAGTGGAAAAAACTATTTCATAATAAGGTACTATTAATATCTTTTATCGCAATTCTTTTTATCCCTATAATGTATGCAAGTTTTTTTCTGAAATCTGTCTGGGACCCATATGGTAAGGCAAGTCATCTACCAGTTGCAGTCGTGAATTTAGATGAAACAGTAGAATTCCAAGGACAGAAAATGGATGTCGGAAATCAACTAGTCGCTAAATTAAAAAAGGACGATTCGCTTGACTGGCGTTTTGTTTCTGAGGAAGAAGCAAAACAAGGCATGAAAGATCTTAAATACTACATGATTGTGACGCTTCCAAAAGATTTCTCTAAAAATGCGACAACACTTTTAGATGAAAATCCGAAAAAAATGGAGATTGGCTATGAAACAAATGGCTCTCTTAATTTCATCGGCGAAGAAGTAACGAAAATGGCGATGGAAGATTTGAAAGCCCAAGTCGGAACGAGTGTAACGAAAGGTTATGCAGAGACAATTTTCGCCCAAGTTGGCAAGCTGGGAAATGGCATTGTACAAGCAGCGGATGGAGCCGAACAAATTGCGGATGGCGGAAACAAACTTAGCGATGGGAACAAAGAAATAACAGCGAATCTTGATAAATTAGCAAATAGCATGATAACTTTTAAGGATGGTGCTAATGCTTTTAATGTCGGTTTAAATCAATATGCTTCTGGTGTTGAAAAAGCAAACAATGGCGCAGCGAAACTAGATGCGGGTACGAAAAAACTAGCTTCTAATGTAGGTCCATTAAAAAATGGCATTGCTGCACTTGATACTGGTGCCAACCAATTATCAAGTGGAGTTGGACAATATACATCAGGCGTGAATGAATTAAATAAAGGTACATCATCTGCTCTTGTCGGTTCATCAAGTCTCACAAAAGGTTTGAATGATTTAAATAATCAACTACCAAACCTTGAGAATGGTGTCGGTGAATTACAAACAGGATTAGAGAAATTAAACACAGGTAGTGTAAAACTGAAATCAGGACTAGAAACATTAGATTCTAACCTATCAAGTCCAGCGAGTAAATCACAAATTGCAGAATTACAAAGTGGTTTGAATCAATTTAAGACAGGAATTACCGAATTAAATCAACAAGTTAACAATACTCAATTAACGACTATTGTTAATAAAAGTAAAGCAATCGAACCAACTATTAACAAAATTGAAGAACATTTAGCTGCACTAGAAGCACTTACAAGCGGGAACCATAGTGAACAAATTATCGCTAAAATTGAAGCTTTAGAAACTTTAGTTCCTGAAGATAAAGCAAAATTAATCAATGATATTAAACCGATTCTAGATGATTTAGCCCAAAAACAAAACGAAATCATTCAAATGTTGCATAAAGATTTAGAAGAAATGAGCCAATTATTAGCAGATGTTCCAGACAGTATTGATGAAATTGAAGCTTTACAATCTGGAGTTAGCCAATTAAATAATGGATTTAACGGTAATCCAGGCATTTACAGTGGCACAAATGCTTTAATCGATTCAATGGTAGATATTCAAAAAGCAGTAGGTAGCGCGAACGATCAGAACACATTACTAGGCGGTGCAACTGTGCTTCATAACGGAATTGCAGATGCGACGACAGGTGTCAAAGAATTAAATGAAAAAGTACCGAGCTTAGCAGATGGGGTAAACCAATTAACAGATGGCAGCCAAGCCCTAAATAATGGCTTGAAAAAAATCAATGACGGAACAACAGAATTGGATAACAAATCTGGGGAACTAAACAGTGGTGCTACAAAACTCGCAAATGGTATGAATGCTTTTTCAGGTCAACTACCAGCTTTATCAAATGGTATAAATGCCCTAAATAATGGGGCAATACAATTAGCAGATGGTACGAACGAACTTGCAGATAAAGTACCAAAATTACAAAATGGCGCAGTAGCATTAAGTAATGGAGCAGGCGAAATCCAAAATGGTTCAGTGCAACTAGCGGCAGGTTCAGCACAACTTGGAACAGGGATTGACAAATTAAATACAGGTGCAACAGAATTATCTACAAAATTAGCAGCTGGAAGCCAACAAATGAGTCAAATTAATCCAACAAATAAGAACTTCAATATGTTCGCAAGTCCAGACAAAGTAAACCATAAAAATTATAGTACAGTTCCAAACTATGGAGCAGCATTAGCACCATATGTTATGTCACTAGCGCTATATGTTGGGGCCCTAGTATTCAACTTCGTATTCCCAATCAGAAAAATTTCGATGCGGGGACAAACAAGTACAGCATGGTGGGCAAGTAAAGCTTCTGTAGGCGTTTTCGTAGCAATCGTAATGGCACTAATCCAAGCAACAGTAATGTTAGTACTCGGATTGCATATAGATTCACTGATTCAATTTTATGCAATGGCAATTACCACTTCACTTGCTTACATGTTCATTATCATGTTCCTAGCTATGACATTTGATAATCCAGGACGTTTTGTCGCGATGATTTTACTCATTGTACAACTCGGAGGTGCAGGTGGAACATTCCCAATGCCACTAACTAATGGATTCTTCAATGCGATTCACCCATTCCTACCAATGACTTACTCTATCTACGGATTCAGACAAGCCATTACAAGCGGAATCGGCATGAACGTTTACTTCCAAAGTTTGCTCGTTCTAGTAGGAATCTTCGCAGTATTCATTGGACTACTATGGCTCGGGATGAAGCAATTGCAAAAGAAACATCTTGAGGGAGTGTCTCAACTAGATAATAATCAAGAATTACAAGCAGTAGAAGATTAA